AGCAGGCattgaggcctggtggcaagtgggcctttaatctcagcaggcaaaggcaagcagatctctaagtttgaggccagcctgctctacagagctgtcttaaaacaaaaaccaacagtaGACCTCATATATACTCACTCATTTGGAACAAGCAGTAagacagtaaaaaacaaacaaacttgagggctggagagatggctcagtggttaagagcaccgcctgctcttccaaaggtcctgagttcaattcccagcacccacatggcagctcacaactgtctgtaattccaagaactgacaccctcacaccaatacacataaattaaaaactaaataaaaatatttaaaaaacaaacaaacaaacaaaacaaaaaacaagaccccGATGCACTGCAACACAAACAGAATCTGGCTACAATCCCAGAGCACACACAGCCATAAACGTTACGGTTTATGGACACTCTACGGAGAAGAAACAGGTTACAGGGTTACCTCCACGGAAACCACAAACCCTTCCAATATAtatcctttggttttcttttcgtATTTTGTTTGAAACTGTGTTCAAACATTACACTGGTTCGAACGAGTTTTCCTCCTCTACCTGCCGGCCACCTAATTTCTGCCCCCTGAAAGGCAAACTAGTTTAAATAGATAAGTATGCTTCGACTTTTTCCACTTAAAATAGGATACACGTGTTAAACTAACAGCCGATCACAAAGAGAACAAATGGTCCCGAAACTTACTCATCTTCCTCCGCCAAACGCTTGTGTTTCGTTCTACAGTGAATGGAAACGCTgttggaacaaacaaacaaatcagtcaACCAAGACgtgaatttaaatttaagatttctGCATCCTGTCTTTCTCGCCTCACTTATCAAGATCTCCCGCCACAAATCGAATGTCCCTTCCCCGGCCGAGAGGGACCGACACAGATCCCCAAGTGATCACGTCTTGCCGGGGACTCCAAAAGAACCACAGACAAGGAAATCTGAAGTTGTCACTTCTGTCGGGGTAGTGACAGTTGAACACTCTCTCCAAAGCCCATTTTCTGGTCCCCATGCTGCCGACGAGGAACCCAAGTGTCCCAGAGACTCTCAAAGTTGTCCCGGCTGGCGGCCGCGCGAGTGGAGGGAGAGGCCAGGCCGAAGGACCCTCGGAAGGTCGCCGGCCCTGCGACCTGGGGACTCCCGGTTAACGTCCCGCCTGCTCCTCACCGTTCACGCGCTGTTCTCCCGCCCGGGCTGCTCGGCGCAGCGCGGATTCCCGGCCGCGGGGCCAGGTCATGGCCGACGGCTCCTGGCGGGAAGGCCCGGCCCGCGAAGGCCGCCGGCGGCTGCAGGAAGTCGGCGCTGCCGCTCAGAGGGAGACCGCTGAATGGCCGGCCGAGCGCCGCCATGAGCTTCCTCCGACGAGGCTGAGTCCGCGACCCCAATCGTTCGTGTCCCCTGGCCCCTTAGTGGCAGGCACCGAAGCTGCCCACGAGAACCCGCCTCCGAGCCCGCTTCGACCCCTCACGTCACGCCTTCTAGAACCCTCCACTCTGGACCACCCACAGACACGTCGGGATTTGTTGTGTATAAAGGGCCGCTGTCGTGAGGCATGCCGGGGCTTGTAGTCCTCAGGACTACAAGCAAGATGGCTGGCGGGGTACTAAGGCGACTCGCCAGAGGTTAGATCGCCCTTATTGGCCTAGGATGACAGAGTCTCAATGCGCCTACTGAACattgagctgggcctggtggctcatgACGATCTTCTCAGCTCTTACATGTAGAGACAGGATGGTCAgacgttcgaggccagcctttgACTTTGTACTATGGTCtaggccagcttcgtctacacgagaccctgtccaaaacaaaacaaaagttatattTATGTTCCTGTTTCTTCTATATATAGAGCAACTTCCAGGCCAGCTCCAGTTAcatggagagatcctgtctcaataaaccaaaccaaaccaaaaaatgtcTAGGGCACAACCTGCCAATTGGAGTATTATTCTAGAACCTACGGTGGAAGGAAAATCAACTTGGGAAAGCTGTTCTCTAACTCCTACCTGAGGGCCTTGGTGTGTTCTCTACTCCCggctacacacatgcactctcacaataataataaatagaaagctAAAAATTTAGAGGtggaatatggctcagtggtaggggATATGTACAATACCACGAAAATATGAATGCATGTCACagtatacatctgtaatcccagcaaagggaaggctgaggcagaagaattgtcAGCctgaacaacaaaacaagacgGCCAAGGCTTAGAAAGCTTTCtactccacatgcatacacaattaGTACTATCTTTCAATTCTTGCtgtgttttattataaatgaAGTTGTTGATGTATTGGATCCCGTGGATAATTCTTATAACCTGCAGCAGCGACTGGGAGAGCAACTGGTGGGGAAAATCAAAAGTTCAGCCTGGCACATCCAAAGATAGTTAATGATGCCTTTGTTTAGATTGGACAAACAGGGTAGCAGAATCGGTCGGCCTCATCACTGATTGTCTTTGTCAGGGTTTccatcgctgtgaagagacacaggagCGAGGCAGCTCTTCTAAAGGTaacatgtaattggggctggcttgcagtttcagaggctcagtccattgtcatcatggtgggaagcatcaTTATCTGACTTGGGTCTAGAAGCTCACTTGTAACCATGAGCGATTCCTCCTATCACCCAGCTCCCGAAATAGTGACTTTGAgagtttattatttatgaataaatgcctaggccacagaattttgttcatttcctgGCTAGCTCATACCTTAGCTTACCCATTTATTctatgtgtgccacatggctggtgACCTCAGAGTCGGGAGCAAATGTCCCTTTGATTCTAtcccagagttcatctctctctgaTGGAACTCCCACTTCTTATATTCTGCCTCAGCTAACAGGCCATCAACTTTTATTGACAGGTAATGCTGCCATACAGTACACAGGAGATTCTACATTTCCaccttttagtccaataaaagaCTCCTTTTCTTACTGTAATatactatatacaataaaaacaattatgaaaactatcatGTAAGAATTACTTTCACACTGTCAAGTCCATTTGTATTCAGAAACTTAGGCAAAACTACTCTATCTATCTTATCCTAATGAGTTCAGAGTCCTGTCCCCAAATCACTTTCTATGATAGTTTGCTATATATCACCCTGAAATTCAACTtagatgtaaaaaaatttttttatagttttggtTTTGAGCGTAGCCTTTAATGGTCTAGCCATCTCTCAAGACACCCAAAATATCTTCTAAAAACTCTTCTTGAATGCTAAATGACTTAAGGGTAATGTGAGACCATAAGTATCTAGTCTTCAACatcatcagagacatgagaaaaaaaaataaatcttacctgagtatgcaggaaGTGCAAAACAAGGATCTTCAAAAATATAGACATGACAGAAAgcttggctgcctggacagccTTGAAGTATTCTCAGCAATgctggggcatcatcttcagccttttggcacAGTCCATGacaggcatttcttttctttttcttcttttcaagatagagtttatctgtgtaactgttctagctgtcttggaactgcctctttagaccagactggcctcaaacgcatggagctctgcctgcctctacctcccaagtgcagggattgaagacatgtgccactacccTCCCACCAGTCTTGTATGTGAAGCAAGAATTACAAAGAACTCTTCATGGACCACCATTCTCGGCAATAAGAAAGTTCTCTGAAAAGGATGAGAAGTACGTAGGTCAAAGGATACAAACATCAGTGATTAGGAAGAGTAGACCAACACCACCGCTTAGCACTTGTGTGTGCAAGATGTCACGTGACACAAATAGACACTAGCCAGTGAGTGTCACAATGGGAGCAaccttgatatttttctttctgagactgcATTAAATTCTCTAATATGATTGTCCCTCATCTCCAACCTCTGTCTTTCCCATATATAAAGTCATATTTCTTTGTGAATGGAAAGAATTCCATCCTGGTATACTTCTGTTACAATAAAGAGAGGGAACATTTGACACATCCACCTCTGTCTGTGAAGATCACAGTATCCAACTGTATGTGATATTCCATCTGTAACCTTCAGTTTGTCAGTGCTAAATCTGAGATTTTGATTCTGGCCCTAAAATCTGGGTATGAGAAAGTATTTTTCCTGGAGAGGACTCTCTGAGACAAGGATACTCATAGAAAGTCAAAGTGAGGATGATTGTGTCTTTCATCAGGATTGTCTCTGCCTTAGGTCTCCATGGAAATAGGAGGACAAGTCCCAGGTCCCCTCTGCTTTTGTCCCTGGCATTGTTATCTGTCATAGGTCATCATGGAAAGACATTACCATGTCTCCTCAAGGTTGCAGCATGCTGTGAGCAACCTGACTGTGTCTGCAATCCACTAAACCCCAAGGTGTAGGGCCACACCTGGGAGGGATTTAGCTTAATTGGTTATGGTAGACCCACTTCCATTCCAGGTCCCTCAGGGTGGAACAAACCTTGAACCCAGATCTTTGAGAAGACACATCCCTAATCCTGGCCACACCTTcggtggcagcctatataaaggcatgaaagaagtctgtctctgtcttgcctgCTGGCTCTCAGTTAGCAGCAGGTGTCTTTCTCCCTTGGCATTGGAGCCTGCTTGTTCTGGATCCAGCCTAGACTGAGGAGCACCTGAGTCAGCCAGCCCTGAGGGGGAACAACTCTTGCATTCCTGGACCTCTGCTCCCAAGGAGCCATTGCTCCACTGTCTGGCCCACAGCCTGGAAGCCTTTCTAATAGATCTCCTTCGTCTGTGTGGAGAGAGAGTCATCCTGCAAGTTCTGGTACCTAGCGAGAGAACCCTGACAGTACACTCACCGGCACTCGCCCTtctgtgggaagagggaaggctTGTGGATTCAACCAGAGCATGGAACCAGGATCCCCCCACCCAGAGCGATCCCCACAACCACTGCGCAAATCTAGCAGTCCAAAGAGGACCTGTGCCAGAAGGTCACCAGGTGAGGAGCAAGAACTGAGAGACAAGGGGGAGAAAATGGGACGGTTTTCCTGTCTCCTGAGGAGGGCTTCCATGTGCGGAGGTCAGAATTCCCTTGGCATGGCCCCAAGAGCTCTAAGGCGGCCAAGTCTCTAGACATCCTGGGTAAATCATGGTGTCAGTGTTTGGGGCTTTGCTGAGTTTCTTATGTGTCCAGGAGGGCACAGGTCAGTGGGGTGTGTAGCTGaaggtgtctctgactctctcctcATCGCCACATTCTTCTTCCCATTTCAGCACAGATGATGGAGAaacccaggaagaggaaacactGTTCCCGGGACTCCAGCCACGACAGGACAGGTAAGTGCCTTCCCCAAGCCTCAGCACCATGTGGCCTCTCCAAAGCTCAGGCAGGAATGTGGCTGTGTGCCTCAGAGCCCCTGAGAGAGGCTGGCCTCTTAGAGCTTGTGTGTTGTGAGAAGGGCTTCATCTCTgctcagggaggaggctgaggtgcCTGGGAAGGACCAGGCAGCGGGCCCTGTGGTCTGCAGGGTCTAGAGCGGGTTCTAGAGCAGGTTCTAGAATGGGGTGGGTGGGACATGTCCCGGTCATTCTCTCACTCAAACTTTCTATTTCTAGGAAATGAGGACAGCTCCAAGAGGAAAAAGAGACCAAAGTCCTCTGTAGAGAAGTCTGAGCCGAAAGCCAACGGCCACCATGGTGGGCCATCCTGCTGCCCTGAACCCAGGCACACAGCCCCACCACCACTAAGGAAGAGCCTGGTGACCTCTATGCGAGCCATGTCTGAGGACATTTATAGAGACACGGTCCAGCTTCAGGCCCAGCTCCATGGCTCCCTGCTCACCCAGGAGCAGGTCTCTGAGCTCACACAGCTCTCAGCGTCTCTGAGAGGCATGGTGCAGACCTTGTACAGCTTGGCCACCCAGGCAGGCTTTGTGTTCCCTGCTGAGCCCTGGCTGGTCCCAGCCCCCATGGCTGCCCCCTGGGAGCTGCCTGAGAAGGAATCTCACAGTCCTTCCTTGGATGGAGGAGAGAAGCTCACAGGTCCTGCCAGCCCATCAGACAAGTCCTGAGCCATGGCCAGGACATCCTCGGAAGCAGAGGGACAGGAGAGGACCACTCCATCTCCATGTCTGCCACAGCCTGGAGCTCTCACACACTCTGTGTAAACATGGGACAAGCAGAGTGGTGAGGAGAGGACTGTGAGAGATTGACTCAGGATCAGAACTGTGTCTCCCTGGGATCTAGGACTCCAGTGCTGAACGCACAGTGCGCACTTCTCCTGTCTAGATCTCGTGCTCACGTGTGTGTTTCCCTTGTGTGCTTGTAGTGCAGAGTGTGGCCAATAAAGATTGATTGACCAGAAAATGCTGtgtccctccttctttcctgtgCAGTGTGAGGAGGGCAGATGCCCAGCACTGGTGGAGGACAACCCCTACAGCCCATAGtcaccccttcctctctcctgtctgcTCCCGTTTTTGCCAGCTCTCTCCTGCTTGTACATTATTGGCCTTACTTGAGAAACTCCTGTGTAGAAGTTTGGCGGGCTCTGACTAAGGGGAAAGCAGTGTTGGTGGGTCTTGCCCCTTGAAAACACCATGGATACCTCATTGAGGTGGGCTGAGAGGGGCCATCCTGGGTCcagaatgaagaaaaagcattGGAGACTCCCGTAGGGTAGTGTGTTGCAAATCAACCAcctaggggaggagggagcagagcagagtctgggcttgctggccaaccccagctgagagagcagagagaaggctgTGGTGGAGAGGATTGTCTCCTTGTGGGAGAGAATCTGCAGAGAGGCCCAGAGATGCTAAGGGATTCGCCCTTCACAACTGATCCCTGGAAAGTGGATTCTTGTTCCCTTTAACCTCTTTCCCCTCCTGTATGTGATAGCTGGGTTCTATAATAAAGTGTAATCGATAAGAAAACAACAGCCAACAAGTTGCATCCAAAGTTGGTCACGATGGGCTCTGTAATTTCTAACAGTGTGAGGGAAGATGCAAATTTCAAAGATAATCGGTGCAGTGGTGGTGCtcccctttcatcccagcactcaggatgcagaagcaggtggatcactgtgggtttgaggccagcctggtctacaaagtgaatctaagacagccaatcctacacagagaaaccctgtcttgaaaaccaaagaaaaacaaaaaacaaaaacaaacaaacaaacaaaacgaaattTCAAAGATATAGAACTGCTGTTTCAGTGCATCAGCAAAATCCCAACTACCATTGCAAAGTTCCTCCCTACTCTAGACTTGggagaattttctgtttcttctttgtgggTTTATTACAGTTCATTCTTAGAATGATTAGAAGAAAGGCTGATAAGAAGTTAAACCGGAAATGCTGATAAATCCTATCACTTTGGAAaggattgcagatttgactgaaCAGGTggagagaatgaggaaagaaaacgAAGAATGGGAAAGCAAGAGGCAGATTCGGTAAAAGAgggtgaaggaaaacaaaaactagaaacacAGCAAAGCGAGCAAAACCAGGAAGAGTGGATAAGTCCTattcttttggaaagaattactgacgtGACTGAACGAAgggggaaaagacagaaaaaactGCAAGGGCCAGAAAGGCAGAAAATACCTGTGGTAAAAAGAGGTaaagaaggtcagaaaccagaggaaaaggaaggcagataAGCCAAAGAGTCTTTAAAGAAAACTTGCGatggaggacacctccagagtctctcagacaccttcagcttttccagtcactgtaagacaagTCCCCGCTCAAAATGGTGTTCAGGGTTATAAAGAAATGGCACGGTGTCCAATAGACGTGAGGGATCTAAAACAttttacagtggttatcatggtggcaaaCTGACGCCGGAAGAATAGAGCAAGGAAATAGGGCAAGGgagataaatattaatagagatcaattgcttggtgaaggagaATACactaacttaagagaacaaattccaTCTGAAGACAGAGTGACTGAAGAAcgttgagagcttgggagctgggaGAAGAACCCGGTAAAAGAGccattccatttactaaagtatttCAAGGACCTGGGGAAGCCGTCACAGGatttttgcagagattgggaTCTGCTATGGAGAGAGGTTTACCAGATTCTGACACCACACAGGCATTAAACCTTATCAttgcttatgagaatgcaaatactgaatgtaagagggcaGACAGACCTTTAAAGGAAAGTGGAGCTCCATTAGATGATTGGGTAAGGGAGACAGTTCATATTAACTGTCAGGAGTATGAAAACAATATTCTAGGACAAGCTCTAGCCAGAGGACCCAGATATCATAGTAtctggtgctttaattgtggtacaGTTGGTCATTTGTAAAGAAACTGTATAGATAGAAATCCCAGACCTAAGAGTAGCCAGAGCGATAACCAGGAAGACAACAtaactcgtaggagagaacaaggaggttccgGCCATGATGGTAACGAGGTGGCAAGACATCCAGGATACAGTAGCcgctgtgggaaaggaaaacattggtctagggattgtcagtctaaaagagatgtgcaaggcaatatcttgccgatgggaaatggcaggaggggccACCAGCTCCGGCTTCAGATATGTTTACCTATTACCCTATCTCCACAGGCTGAATGTTACAAATTGAGCACTGGTGTGTTCAGTCCTTTGCCTTTGGGCACTTGGGAATGGTTCTAGGAGGAAGTGGGCTGATGTCTCAAGGTGTCACTGTTCATCTCTTTATTACTGGTTAAGGATGATAAGGGGGAAATAGAATCCTGGTGTGTGTAGAGAAGGAGATAAACATTAATGCCGGGCATAGATTTGCTCAACTGTtattgtttccttacattaagagcaaagctgctccagtggaAAGACCAGGGGCATCCGGGAGTACCGGGaaacgtgtgttctggcaaacaacgATTAATAACCAGGGACCTAAGTTACttatacaaatgaatggtgttaaaatagaaggcttggtggacaTAGGAGCAGATGTGTCAATCATGCCTCAAAAGTATTGGAATCCAAGTTGGCCATGTCAGAAGGTATATACAGAAATTTTAGAAATTGGTGAATTATCTCAAATCAAACAAAGTGTGCcatggcttgagtgtgtgggaccagaaggacaTGCAGGCAAGCGGAGACCCTATGTGGCCGACATaacccataaatctatggggacgAGATctttacaacaatggggtactcagatgaATATTCTTGCAATTACAGACATCAAGAATGTTGAAACTAGGGCTGAAATGGTACATGCAGACATGAAGGCAAGGAATCCAGAgcaaccacaagctatgcccattttCCAACTTCAGAACTTGTCAGGGTTAGAGTATCCAACTTAATAAGAGGGGCCCCTGCTGAGCTACCAACAGCCCTGCCACTAAAATAGATGTCAAACAGACCTCTGTGTCAGAAGCCAAAGCCCTTAACGAAAGAAAATTGCAGGCACTTCGCTGTTTAgtggaagagcagctggaggctcaacacatagAAGAaccttccagtccctggaattcccctgtgtttgtggtaagaaagaatcAGACAGCTGGAAAATGATAATGGTTTTGAGGGCAGTAACCAAAGTGATTCAAGCAATGGTCCagttcaacctggaattccttcaccttccttgttacctaagtcttggcatataattgccatggatttaaaagattgttttgttttgttttcacaataCCTCTGCatgagaag
This DNA window, taken from Acomys russatus chromosome 22, mAcoRus1.1, whole genome shotgun sequence, encodes the following:
- the LOC127205515 gene encoding protein FRG2-like-2 — its product is MEPGSPHPERSPQPLRKSSSPKRTCARRSPAQMMEKPRKRKHCSRDSSHDRTGNEDSSKRKKRPKSSVEKSEPKANGHHGGPSCCPEPRHTAPPPLRKSLVTSMRAMSEDIYRDTVQLQAQLHGSLLTQEQVSELTQLSASLRGMVQTLYSLATQAGFVFPAEPWLVPAPMAAPWELPEKESHSPSLDGGEKLTGPASPSDKS